In Hydractinia symbiolongicarpus strain clone_291-10 chromosome 13, HSymV2.1, whole genome shotgun sequence, a single genomic region encodes these proteins:
- the LOC130623661 gene encoding uncharacterized protein LOC130623661 yields MASPSTLTDYSEVLKKNKIVGRNVLAFTIDDFLSKQECQELIDLTEKKGYETALLNVGNGKQILSSHRQSDRCIIDDSDMAKHFFKKVKDFLPQEINGYKVLGLNERMRFLRYDKGDYFKPHLDGNYVRDATEKSMVTFFLFLNEEFSGGACTFVHYDDETKNVPCPAKTGRLLVFEHRIYHEGSLLVEGRKYAVRSDVMYKKKKTFF; encoded by the coding sequence ATGGCTTCTCCGTCCACATTAACTGATTACTCAGAAGTccttaagaaaaataaaattgtgggAAGAAATGTCTTAGCCTTCACAATTGATGATTTTTTATCTAAGCAAGAATGCCAAGAACTGATCGATCTGACAGAAAAGAAAGGTTATGAGACAGCATTATTGAACGTTGGAAATGGAAAACAAATTTTGTCATCTCATCGCCAAAGTGATCGATGTATTATTGATGATTCTGATATGgcaaagcatttttttaaaaaggttaaagACTTCCTGCCTCAAGAAATAAATGGTTACAAGGTTTTAGGATTAAACGAGCGCATGCGGTTTTTGCGCTATGATAAAGGAGATTATTTTAAGCCACATTTGGACGGTAATTATGTCAGAGATGCAACTGAAAAGAGCATGGttacgttttttttatttctaaatgaagAATTTTCAGGTGGTGCGTGTACATTTGTACATTATGATGATGAAACTAAAAACGTTCCATGCCCTGCAAAAACTGGTAGACTTCTTGTGTTTGAACACAGAATATATCACGAAGGTTCTCTATTGGTAGAAGGACGGAAATATGCTGTACGTTCAGACGTAATgtacaagaaaaagaaaaccttTTTTTGA
- the LOC130623656 gene encoding uncharacterized protein LOC130623656 isoform X2, translating to MDNIDRDYIVNVAKQHKTFKEISEFLKATNPGVRGFSERSVKRYCSKHDIRLRINQQKIENIVASAVKEVLTTYCMFDQVRVDHGREFFLMLGMQEYLANIRGDQLSLPYQQTESKRNLPIERFWVEVNGRVNYPIKSILVDMDNSLIIDMDNNIHKFCVSFVTCKVANFGLQTLVRAWNCHPIPGRGVPLNIKEMTTRYPPVQQSNVPDTATAMQIYNQTYQGRISEPNQFGDDPLKDHPQFLANRNREFNEICNIEQIYNDVVNENDRSFRHAVHCFIDITERYNALL from the exons ATGGATAACATTGACCGAGATTACATTGTAAATGTGGCTAAACAACATAAAACCTTCAAGGAAATTAGCGAGTTTTTGAAAGCGACAAATCCTGGTGTTCGTGGATTTTCTGAACGTTCGGTTAAACGTTACTGTTCGAAACATGACATCCGCCTACGTataaaccaacaaaaaatagagaacaTCGTGGCTTCAGCTGTTAAAGAG gTATTGACCACATATTGCATGTTTGACCAAGTTCGGGTGGACCACGGGAGAGAATTTTTTCTCATGCTGGGGATGCAGGAGTATCTGGCAAATATTCGTGGTGACCAATTAAGTTTACCTTATCAACAAACAGAATCGAAAAGG AATCTACCAATTGAAAGATTTTGGGTTGAAGTTAATGGTCGAGTTAATTATCCAATCAAATCAATACTAGTCGACATGGACAATTCATTGATTATAGACATGGATAACAATATTCATAAGTTCTGCGTTTCTTTTGTCACCTGCAAAGTTGCAAACTTTGGGCTGCAAACATTGGTAAGAGCCTGGAACTGTCACCCAATACCTG gtAGAGGAGTTCCATTGAATATTAAAGAGATGACAACTCGATATCCTCCAGTGCAGCAGAGTAATGTCCCAGACACCGCAACAGCTATGCAAATATACAACCAAACATATCAAGGACGGATTTCTGAGCCTAACCAATTCGGTGACGATCCTTTAAAAGACCATCCACAGTTTTTAGCTAATCGAAACAGAGAGTTTAATGAAATCTGTAATATTGAACAAATTTATAACGATGTTGTGAACGAAAATGATAGATCGTTTCGACATGCCGTACATTGTTTTATTGATATCACTGAAAGATACAACGCTCTTTTGTAA
- the LOC130623656 gene encoding uncharacterized protein LOC130623656 isoform X1 has translation MMTGYIKQKHGFNVSQKRIGKALSTVSPAYHARRQTDTARSVNPIPYRADYFGHKLHIDQNEKLVMYGTTHVVALDGHSRFVVAAATMPVKSNPVIYSHIYRKVLTTYCMFDQVRVDHGREFFLMLGMQEYLANIRGDQLSLPYQQTESKRNLPIERFWVEVNGRVNYPIKSILVDMDNSLIIDMDNNIHKFCVSFVTCKVANFGLQTLVRAWNCHPIPGRGVPLNIKEMTTRYPPVQQSNVPDTATAMQIYNQTYQGRISEPNQFGDDPLKDHPQFLANRNREFNEICNIEQIYNDVVNENDRSFRHAVHCFIDITERYNALL, from the exons ATGATGACTGGATACATTAAGCAAAAACACGGTTTCAATGTCAGTCAAAAAAGAATTGGAAAGGCCCTGTCAACTGTTTCGCCAGCATATCACGCAAGACGTCAAACAGATACCGCAAGGTCTGTTAATCCTATCCCTTACAGGGCTGACTATTTTGGTCACAAACTTCATATAGACCAAAACGAAAAATTAGTAATGTACGGTACAACGCATGTCGTAGCATTGGACGGTCACAGTCGCTTTGTTGTTGCTGCTGCTACAATGCCAGTCAAAAGCAACCCCGTGATATATTCGCATATATACAG aaaggTATTGACCACATATTGCATGTTTGACCAAGTTCGGGTGGACCACGGGAGAGAATTTTTTCTCATGCTGGGGATGCAGGAGTATCTGGCAAATATTCGTGGTGACCAATTAAGTTTACCTTATCAACAAACAGAATCGAAAAGG AATCTACCAATTGAAAGATTTTGGGTTGAAGTTAATGGTCGAGTTAATTATCCAATCAAATCAATACTAGTCGACATGGACAATTCATTGATTATAGACATGGATAACAATATTCATAAGTTCTGCGTTTCTTTTGTCACCTGCAAAGTTGCAAACTTTGGGCTGCAAACATTGGTAAGAGCCTGGAACTGTCACCCAATACCTG gtAGAGGAGTTCCATTGAATATTAAAGAGATGACAACTCGATATCCTCCAGTGCAGCAGAGTAATGTCCCAGACACCGCAACAGCTATGCAAATATACAACCAAACATATCAAGGACGGATTTCTGAGCCTAACCAATTCGGTGACGATCCTTTAAAAGACCATCCACAGTTTTTAGCTAATCGAAACAGAGAGTTTAATGAAATCTGTAATATTGAACAAATTTATAACGATGTTGTGAACGAAAATGATAGATCGTTTCGACATGCCGTACATTGTTTTATTGATATCACTGAAAGATACAACGCTCTTTTGTAA